A single region of the Lates calcarifer isolate ASB-BC8 linkage group LG16_LG22, TLL_Latcal_v3, whole genome shotgun sequence genome encodes:
- the tex36 gene encoding testis-expressed protein 36, producing the protein MVKGGKRYSSMSNDGKWFAHSLLPENETGNRGTCTSTGIMLTQVKSALPQALNFERYPKWKTQQKSMEYPFSDHDNKHSLKDNIIVFTHGVGRRKCHDDRRQHNSHFCLCHDGADGGTAETGGNFTAYQTEFMVKEAVNVPAGTRRFPRNHKQKSAEAALAQAGEQFMWFGRHDSQHLPETLQVLAATNCSAPSRP; encoded by the exons ATGGTAAAAGGTGGAAAGCGATATTCTTCAATGAGCAATGATGGCAAATGG tttgCTCATTCACTTTTACCAGAAAATGAGACAGGGAATCGTGGGACTTGTACAAGCACTGGGATCATGCTGACTCAGGTTAAATCAGCGTTGCCTCAGGCTTTGAACTTTGAGCGCTATCCTAAATGGAAAACTCagcag AAATCCATGGAGTATCCATTCTCAGACCATGACAACAAGCATTCCTTAAAAGACAACATCATTGTTTTCACTCAT GGTGTAGGACGCAGGAAATGCCACGATGATCGCAGACAGCACAACTCCCACTTCTGCCTGTGCCATGACGGGGCTGACGGTGGCACTGCAGAGACTGGGGGGAACTTCACAGCCTACCAGACTGAATTTATGGTGAAGGAGGCTGTTAATGTTCCAGCCGGCACCAGGCGCTTTCCCCGCAACCACAAGCAGAAGTCTGCAGAGGCAGCTTTAGCACAGGCAGGGGAGCAGTTCATGTGGTTTGGACGACATGACTCTCAACATCTCCCAGAGACCCTGCAAGTGTTGGCAGCTACCAACTGCTCAGCACCCTCCAGACCCTAA
- the si:ch1073-143l10.2 gene encoding autophagy-related protein 16-1, producing MGSWRNHIRARLQQRDQTEKLPYVGVFTSLSQMEERFEIRKQILDDVQSKSLERGGVEVGKNTRLLQLQLRESEHLAEKLSQTISDLTSVLYLKEAELQHWQSRVSQYHQEALTLAKGSKTLKMTLSDIEFTLECQSKELAALRAEQKGLKEALAQAVREKEELLQRWMAEKREEADRMNKYNDTHERWHRLAKQLKKQLHREIGKEYVPKVTSPWSDITETSPSVIQRIHNSTDLQQGHPDHNKSLIFSEDPGNDIFSLRNSM from the exons ATGGGAAGCTGGAGGAATCACATACGTGCTCGATTACAACAGAGAGACCAAACCGAGAAACTGCCCTATGTCGGGGTTTTCACAAGCT TGTCTCAAATGGAAGAACGTTTTGAAATTCGCAAACAAATTTTGGATGATGTTCAGTCAAAGAG TTTGGAACGAGGTGGAGTTGAAGTTGGAAAAAACACCAGACTCCTACAGCTccagctgagagagagtgaacacCTGGCAGAAAAG TTGTCTCAGACTATCTCAGACCTGACCTCTGTCCTGTATCTGAAAGAGGCTGAACTCCAGCACTGGCAGTCACG TGTGTCCCAGTACCATCAAGAGGCACTTACTCTGGCTAAAGGGAGTAAAACGCTGAAGATGACCCTGTCAGACATTGAGTTCACCTTAGAGTGTCAATCCAAAGAGTTGGCAGCTCTGCGAGCAGAGCAGAAAGGACTAAAGGAAGCGTTGGcgcaagctgtgagagagaaagaggaactCTTGCAACGATGGATGGCGGAGAAGAGGGAAGAGGCAGAcagaatgaataaatacaacGACACACACGAAAG GTGGCACCGTTTGGCCAAACAGTTGAAGAAGCAACTCCACAGGGAAATCGGAAAAGAGTATGTTCCCAAAGTGACAAGCCCCTGGAGTGATATAACAGAAACGTCTCCATCAGTCATTCAGA GGATCCATAATTCAACAGATTTACAACAGGGGCACCCAGACCACAACAAAAGCCTAATATTCTCAGAGGATCCTggaaatgacattttctcactgaGGAACAGTATGTAA